ACTGTGAATCAGCCTAATCATTGcaaattctgtttaaaaagccaacactgaaatgtgtctgaatgggATGTTCTCTAGTTTTGTTGCATTGTCATTATAATGTATCTTTGGTTCTCTGTAGAAAAAGGGACATGATGCAGACTGTGATGCGTATCCTGGAGTCGGTGCAGCTGAAATGGGAGCACTTCCAAACATGGACGGAGTTCTCACGGCTGCACCTCTCCAACAAACTGGCTATCTTTGGCGTTGGCTACAACACGCGCTGGCGCGAGGACGTGCGTTACCACTACGCTGAAATCAGCTCGCAGGTGCCTCTGGGAAAGAGGCTTCGTGAGTACTTCAACCCAGAGAAGCCAGAGGGCCGCATCATCATGACCAAAGTTCAGAAGATGAACTGGAAGAATGTTTACTACAAGTTCTTGGACATCACCATCAGCGAGGCACGCTGCCTGGAGCTGCACATGGAGGTGGACTGGATCCCTGTGTCCCAGTCGAggcctgcaggctgcagcaaaGGCACATCCCACTACCTCCTTCCTGGGGACATTCCCAAGGCGTACGGACTCTACGCTATTGGCTACGAGGCACTGTCATCCTCTCACGACATTGCTCACACCTCCTCACAGGGTGATGGTGAAGACCATAGCTTACCTCAGTGCGAGTCAGAGAACGGAGAACAAAGTCAGGCTGATGGAGAAGGTGCAGAGAAATGTGACAGGACTGGGGCTAAAGTCACTTACTGCTACCTGGGCATAGCTGAGGATAGGACCATACAGCAGAGTCTCTTCCATCACTTCCAGGGATCTGGCAAACACTATGTCCACGGGGAACCCTCCGCTGTGACTCGTTTCCTGCAGGAGAACTGCCGTGGTGCTGCTACAAATCAGAATGGTGAGGGAAGTTTAGAGTCCTCTCAGCGTTATGCCATTTACATCAAATTCATCGAGGTGGAGCTGGACTTCCTCTCAGCAGGCTCCCTGGTGGAGTGCCTTGAAACTGCTATTGGTTGTTCCTTAAAgtacaacaacaaagaaacattgTAACTACACTCAGTGTGTCAGTATTGACTAAAGATATAATTAACAAGTGTTACAGCCAGCAAGGCAACAAGAAAGGTGACCAATTCTGTCTGTTCTAAAGCATGGATGTGTGCAAGAGTCTGGCATATTTTTGCAGCCTTTTCAACTCTGTTGAACTGACTTTTCATTTGACCCTTATTAAGTCTAAAAAGAATGACGATGCACAATATGGCAGATGTATTGTGTAGAAATATGGGAACATTAGCTTAAGTATTACAGAGCTGCAACATCCAAGACATATGTACTTATTATTTAAGGCTAATGTGCACTACAAAGGTTTCTGCTGCTTGTTTAGTGTAGATAAATATTGCCTCATCAGGGAGCGTGGGGTTGGCAAGGTGACTACTACAGTACATGTCTGTCTACCTCAGTAGGATGTAGCAAACAAGGCAGCGAGGGGACCATAGGGTGGATTCATTCTGAAACTGCCTTAACTCTGACTGTTGAGGTCTGGACCTTAATTCACAAAGCATCTAAAAGAAACGGCcgatttttaaatttagttttgcATGATGACTTTGCTGCAGCTAGAGATGCTTCCATGCAAACAAGGGAGACAAAGTGAAAAATTAGCATTGGCCAATGTGGAGACCACCTATTTAAGCAGCAGTGTGAACAATGGGTGCAGTTTAGGTGTAGTTTCCATGAGGCTTGTATTTAATATGTCATACCTTTTAAGTCAACTTTCTCTTGGTCACGGAAAACTGACAAAGATTAATTGCatcattaactcatcataaaacacacatcattcaaactgacagcaaaaaaataaaactcgcccaaaccatcttggttattCTTGCTAGTAGTCTCGTTAGTAAGGCCACTGtaccaacaatcaccagctccggtttgattgaaataaatccttaattcatcaagttaaatgtaaaaaacatgctctCATTCCCCACTGTCTCACTCTGCCTGTtggctgccggctgtttacagtcctgtaacatCTCCCTCAATCACTAGGTTTCTTGATATGCAaccggagactgagctctggtggtgcatgctgtgtagtacatacaatgagtttaatagaaagaggagtgtctgtatttatgacagaataaaaaaaaaaaaaacataccttcagctTCTCTAAATACCCTGTAATACCGTCACACTGTGATAACGCCCAAGCCTAGTTTCCAACTAATTTCCATTCAGTTCACTTAATGACACATATGACCAATTATGCTGACCTGTAATGTACACTGTAATCAACAGACCAGTGACAGGGATCCCCgcacattgatttatttgttgcaGCTCATCATGATTAAAACTGCCACCACTTactgatttcatatttttggacctggactgttcattatgaGAGCTATTGGAATATGTATGCCCTTCGGTTTTTGATGGCACAACACTCTCGGAGCTCAAGGTGTAGTCTGGGCAGAGACGGATCAGCAGGCcaccaggcgcagtgaaagCGAAACTCAACAGTTATTGTGCTTGGTCTAAAGCTTGCTTTCACTTactactgcagcagctgctcctctaatccatcgatctgatctaatcagatcagctctgactggattaATAGATCAAGTACTGACCATGCACCTCAAACTCCTCAATATGCAGCTGGGAGAAACTCATGATGATTTTTGCCTTtgctgcatttaaaaagtcaaattccaaatttagagaggggacacagaatgataaaaaagggacTTAAACACAAGATTtaaacccccccaccccccccacccccgaaTGAATACTTTTCCTCACTGCTTACAGTGTTTGCAACCCTCACAAACTATAAtcagattaaataaaacttaatcACAGCATCTCCaccacctgctgctgtttggttaTCAGCTAGAAGAAGCCACATTTACACTGCCTTTTCAAGGCGGAAATATTACGGCGTTATGCCACCTTGCCGTTCTGTATGAGACTTCAGATCTGTTCAGGCTCATCTCTGAGCCAGGaacagaggtagtaacagcaccaaAACGAAGTCTGTGCAAATCATAAAGCCAGAAAGACACAACCACAGAGGGGAGGTGTGACGGACTGATTATGTGTTATGTTGGCAACCACATCgcgggaaatttaaaaaagcagctgttagcaatAGGCAGCTAACTCAgagaaaattaacttaaatgtCCACAAATGTCCTGTTGGGAATAGTGCAGTTCCGGAGCTCCTTatcctctgagcagaggacgagatcagccaccatataacGGGTGGTGAATGATTGTTATTGGCATAATTGTTGCATTATTGTTAAGAGAGCAGTGCCGACACATAGGTTACACATCAAACTAGAGGCTGACACCCTTGTGTTTAAACATGGTGTTGAACATCATACCTCTTTTGGTTCCGCAAAGGCAGATGCTATTTAAAACCACACCCTGGAGCAGAATGATGACGCTgtcgtttggttctgtgtaaacatacaaaggaggcataaagaagggagTTTGTAGGGGCCCCATTgcgccatctctgtgtaaaaagggctagaGATTTGGTTTCATGCCTACCGCCCACACTTTGGTGTTTCTGCCAATGCCCAGTGACCAAATGTAACTTACTTCCAAAGCTGTCTTGTTATCTTTTAAGCCTCCCTGCTGACTATTTGGCATGGTCTTTTATAGCTCTAATGCACATAAAAATGCCTCTTTTaggttggtgtttttttttataaaattctgACATATACAAGATTGAATGTTGTCTTGGCTAGATATTCTGTAATGCAGCCAGATCAGTACAGACATTTAATTTGGTTTCAACCAAAATAAGAAATCACAGATATGACACTGGAGTGTAAGTATATGGTAGGCCAGTATGTATTGGTGGTCAGCACTTTGGAGCATCtttagctgcagctgtggggtTGTGGGTTGATGAGTTCCCGGCACCTCCCACATactgatatttaaaatacaCCAGTCTTGCAGATGACACACAATCATGCATACAGGTGTGAAACAGGCCTCCGAGCACTAAACTCCAACTTCTACCCAGGTTAAGAAATTAAGCTGCAGGGCTGGCTCATCCTTGACCAATAATTAAACTGAACTCTTTATGAAAGTGATTCCTGAGGTTATGTGCAATGTGCCAGGAGAGGACTGTGTAGAGAAGAATCAAACGGTGAAGAAGTCCATATTGAATCTATGTATATGAAAGCTACCTTATATatctataatatatatttaaaaatattgatgttcTTGAGCATTCCGGCTTTTGCAAACTTGCAATGTTCATTTGTTtgggtatacagtatatgagaataaatatgatattttatattttattggtTGACACCATGTCTTGTATGTGATTGTTTTGAAGTCACCGTcttgtatgtttacatgttggaaaaacaataaatgggGCACTCACTGTCATTTGCCACGCAGTGGAAATgggcctctgtgtgtttgttggcttAAATACGGCACTGTGTCTAGATACCGTCAGATGTACCCAAAGAAAGTGAATTATTAACAGAAGAATCTTGCTGTcaacaataatacaatatatcGAAATGagtgtattcaactttaagAGAGaagggtgaagtcaggtaacgTAAGACATCAGAAAATAAGGTTTTATATCTTTGGCTCTTTAAATATTAGCAGCCAGCCATCAGACGTGTTCTTGAGTTGTTgcaaatgtgctttacatgaatcatttttattggttttagaGAACAGTGATGGGCAGAGCAAAGAGTCAAATATTCACTCGTCCCAGAAATTGCCAGGAAAAGCCACATGGCATGTTCATTTTCTTGCATTAGTAATAAGAGTGCTGCACTGAAAACATGAAAGGTATAACACCAAAAATGGTTGCAGAGTGTTGcttgttttaattgtttgacttaaaatcaaaatattttcacagcacaTTTTTATGGCAAATGGTTTTGAGTGAATAATTAATCTGGGCAGAGtgtcttgatttattttcaaaaacatggggaggggcgtctggtggctcagtggatagagcggcaaactgttaatttgtttaatcatttaaagaagaaacaaacaaacatgactgtCTCACTTTACCTGAACATGTCATCAGAGTGAGGTCGGGGTTCTTGACACGTTTGAAGGTCCAAagtctttttcttaaaaacaaagtgcagaAACGCCTGTTTTGGTGCAGGAACACACCTGTTCCAAACTTtatatagaaataataatatgttttgaATGGGTAGGCCACTGTGAGATTTGGAATTGTAGAAAATGgaactgcagcagctgaatgTGTGTTGAGAAGTGGAATTATGTAATTCACCCATGTGGCCAGGAGATGGCCATAGATAGTTGATGCTGAAAATCCCCACATAGTTGATATTACTTCTATTTGTTGTCAGTGCAAAGCATAAGCGTTTGCTTTTAAAGGCATAACACCtcatttaatcctttaaaacctgagataatttgctggatttaaaaaaaaaaaaaaaaaaaaaaaaaaacattggaggaAGACAATGATCAATTTAGGAAGAGATTagccaaaaatttgcaagagatttctgaataaatacaaaaaataaaataaaaccagaccattacctaaaaatttgcaaaaaaagggggggggaaagttaaaaaaaaaaaaaaacaacagctaccacaaaaaaacaaggaaatgaccttattttttaaaaaaatatatatattattttaaataattctgaaacataattttaaaatacttttattaattgttttggtttttttttatataatttacataaacatttaattatgattattctaactatagttttctggacattattcccagctttttgaaaatcattCTCTaccaatttattgcaattttggGGATATTTCAAGCCAAGtttccctccatgttttcaaaattggTCAAATTAGATTTGCTCATAGTTTTTAATACTTGCAAATGGTGTCTGGATGCAGctcatgaaaactgatgttctGGGTTTCAAAAGGTTGAAAAGAACAGGAAACAGGCCTATAGATGCAGTAAGTTGACTAATAATTCAAAGGTGCCTCAGAGGGAGTCTAACCCACAGCTGACACAGTGTGTGGCTGTGATGTATGTGCTCAGAGACAATGCCACTGACCTTTTAGAAACTAGCCTTTAGAACTGGAACAAATATCTTTTCCCCCagacatccaaaaacaccatcataagATTTCAACTTGAACAAATACTGGTGTGTGACATTTAAACAAGTGAACAGAATAAATGATTGTATTGTTTACATGTTAGACAGTTTATACACTGAGACAGCAAATTGAATAGAAAGGCATGCACTGCATACCGCCCCCTTTgttatgaataaaatgtgtgGCTCTGCCTGAtagttaataattaatattacattttgcctttcactgttttatttacacTGTAGGTGAGCAATATTTCTAACTCAACGACAGGAATTACCCATACATAatgtaaattaatattttattaaacctCACTGTTGTATATTTGACTGGCCTGTTTGCGTTTGTTCACATTTAATGTTCAATAGCTTTCCAGTCATGCAGTATCATATATGGAAAACACCAGTAATGTAGAAATAAAACCATGCAGTATGTCCAGAAGAAGGACAGAGTCAATACAGTACAGGGCAGTGATGATAACTGCCATGAGCCCATAATACTTATATGTAGGATTGTGTAATGTCACACATCTATGCCCAGTATAATCTGAGATAATCTGATCATAAAACAATAGATTGTTGTCCTCatactgttttattgtttcatttgcTTTATTCCAACatatcattaaccctttaaaacctgagaaaattatcttgacttctttcaaaaacacagaaaaaagggaatgaacaatgaaagaggaaatgacccccaaatcagttataaatttaaaaaaaaaaaaaaaaaaagtttcctttaaaaaaattgttaaaaacaaaattaaacaaaacaaacaagcaaatgagacagaataatgaaaaaaagacaaacaagacttGGAGAAAGTGCTTAATAATTATAATAGgctaacataatttaaaataagtatggtgaattatattacatatattacaCAGAAAGttttttcccttgattttttctcttttttccactgtattttttcctacctttttttaaaaaaaaaacccaaacaaacaaaaaaaaaacaacaattttctaaatctactcatttctttcaatttgtagAACAGTTCTTACCCAGTTGCTTATTGcctattttctgtgttttggaaagaaatcaccCCAAATAGCTCACAAtcaacacttgtgaaaggcatctgaaagcagcatagaaaagtgatgttgcgcAGTAATTGAGTCAAGTCatttcaagtcaattttatttataaagcccattatcacaaattacaatttgccttagagggctttacagcatacaacacccctctgtccttagaccctctcAGATACTAAGGAAAAACTGCCCCCAAAAAGCCCTATAACGGGAAAAAATGGTCGAAACCTCACGAAGAGCGactgatgagggatccctctttcaggacagacagacgtgtaATAGATGTCTTAATAGAATACTTAatagaaaataagtaaattattgtagatgataaaatgatatacagaaaagagagagagggggagaaagaaagagagatgcaTAGCAGCAGTTatggtaacaataacatataatataacaatagaaattaataaaactgattaatcgattagtttAAATAGGCTGGTCTTGTTTACCTTCAGGGAAGGTACCAATCCAAAAAGTTTTATTGTTCAGTAATAAAATGTACAGGATGGAGTGATACAGGTGACACATTAGTCGCACATGTTTTCAATAGGCAGTTCCATTTTAGAAGAGCTTTTGTTGGATGACCAAACATGCTGATATGAGTGGTGAGGTTCCCCATCAGCACTGGTCCCTCTGTGCAGCCTGCAGGGAGTGGCAGACTTGATTCTCATGAATAGCAAACACTGCTTATTCATGCTTTCTTACATTGCACTTTAGACCTCTGTAATATCTTCTCCCTGGATGTGAATGCAGCACTACTGTTCTTAATCAAATTAATGCAATGCCCAAAAAGTGTCCCATAATTACTTCTATTACTCTATGCACCGTGGGTTGTGGAGCCTTTGAAAATCTGTtgaatgtttaatattaaataagAAGCCACTATTCACAAGGTTTATCATGAATACTTGTGCATACATTTTGCAGTGTTGCTATGTGTGTAgacatatgtatatacacattatTCACTTTATGAGTGcatatttatactttatataaaACAGGTCAGCTGTATATATCTGGAGATACATGTGGTATTCCTGGCATTAGTAATGTACTCATTACTCATGCAATGTACTGAAATTTATCATACATAAGAAACAACTGTACAATTATTCTAACATTacaaccacattaaaaaaacattttatagattttttatgtgatatcatctttttattcatttttatttattttacttatttaatttaatttttatatattttatttcctt
This genomic window from Plectropomus leopardus isolate mb chromosome 13, YSFRI_Pleo_2.0, whole genome shotgun sequence contains:
- the LOC121952114 gene encoding LOW QUALITY PROTEIN: myb/SANT-like DNA-binding domain-containing protein 2 (The sequence of the model RefSeq protein was modified relative to this genomic sequence to represent the inferred CDS: substituted 1 base at 1 genomic stop codon) — protein: MAASSTAEHSPEISTPLKIPKTEVPSPESEDLSDSNQYHSNPSTPNRFSPLNVGSGTAGRTAASSSSNSFTACRGMSWTPSETNALIAVWGNERLTEARMQQLEVAGTVFSGKAPGPAMYERVSRALSELGYERTPSQCRERMKTLRRCYSRVKEHGIGKRKSSYTIEQLEKVFGQGGWDSQSCAPVLINSSGLYQEMESDGSTMEDFSQEDWCNQVLDSAFQEGDMETGECVSKEQMNSETMHLNXCLFFSLEEIQVPKNRALQIQIELSEQTQKRDMMQTVMRILESVQLKWEHFQTWTEFSRLHLSNKLAIFGVGYNTRWREDVRYHYAEISSQVPLGKRLREYFNPEKPEGRIIMTKVQKMNWKNVYYKFLDITISEARCLELHMEVDWIPVSQSRPAGCSKGTSHYLLPGDIPKAYGLYAIGYEALSSSHDIAHTSSQGDGEDHSLPQCESENGEQSQADGEGAEKCDRTGAKVTYCYLGIAEDRTIQQSLFHHFQGSGKHYVHGEPSAVTRFLQENCRGAATNQNGEGSLESSQRYAIYIKFIEVELDFLSAGSLVECLETAIGCSLKYNNKETL